From Sphingopyxis sp. MWB1, a single genomic window includes:
- a CDS encoding RidA family protein yields MTNRRINPAALYDALGYGFSHAAIHQSGHILQLAGQVAWDKDCNVVGAGDVAAQTRQALANLSAVLAEAGATPADVVRLRTYVVDHHPDKLGPILGEIAAFYCDAVPAPNSFIGVQALALPDFLVEIEATAALP; encoded by the coding sequence ATGACCAATCGCCGGATCAACCCCGCCGCGCTTTATGACGCGCTGGGCTATGGATTTTCGCACGCTGCGATCCACCAGAGCGGACATATTCTGCAGCTCGCGGGCCAGGTGGCCTGGGACAAGGATTGCAATGTCGTGGGGGCGGGCGATGTCGCTGCGCAAACCCGGCAGGCACTTGCCAATCTTTCCGCCGTTCTCGCCGAAGCGGGGGCCACGCCCGCCGATGTCGTGCGGCTACGCACCTATGTCGTCGATCATCACCCCGACAAGCTGGGACCGATATTGGGAGAGATTGCGGCCTTCTATTGCGATGCGGTGCCCGCTCCGAACAGCTTCATCGGCGTTCAGGCGCTCGCGCTTCCCGATTTCCTGGTGGAAATAGAGGCAACAGCAGCGCTTCCCTGA
- a CDS encoding DNA gyrase inhibitor YacG, with translation MPNNNRADRRTCPLCGDPREEAFKPFCSRGCRDRDLLSWFGETYRVPAVEPPEGSLAGEQGEED, from the coding sequence ATGCCCAATAACAATAGGGCCGACCGGCGCACCTGCCCCCTGTGCGGCGATCCCCGCGAAGAGGCGTTCAAACCCTTTTGTAGCCGCGGCTGCCGCGACCGCGACCTCCTCTCCTGGTTCGGCGAAACCTATCGCGTTCCCGCCGTCGAACCGCCCGAAGGCAGCCTGGCAGGCGAGCAGGGCGAGGAAGATTAA
- a CDS encoding ribonuclease — MAEWLFEAGIGENRAALVEGGEIVEARIERDSDGPRLGAVLAGKLIAAGARPRVVLDWSGAPEATLATLPPSLSIGASLHVEITRMALRERGRDKLARAAFTDRPLTDGPDLRAQITSTGHPVTELHSRGPDRLEEAGWSELIDRVRAGRWPFAGGELWFDMTPAMLVIDIDGEGEALSLARAGAVAAARLLRCCGVGGVSGVDFPSLAGRADRVAVAEVFDAHLPQPYERTAINGFGFMQIVQRRSRPSLIEQLLFDPVATDTALLLRQAERAQGTGPLRLGARPAVAARLDERPDWIDLLQRRTGRPVMIERDEMMKGAGYAQ; from the coding sequence TTGGCTGAGTGGCTGTTCGAAGCCGGGATCGGCGAAAACCGCGCCGCGCTCGTCGAGGGGGGCGAAATCGTCGAAGCCCGGATCGAACGCGACAGCGACGGCCCGCGCCTCGGGGCGGTGCTGGCGGGCAAGCTGATCGCTGCCGGGGCGCGTCCCCGCGTCGTGCTCGATTGGTCCGGCGCGCCCGAGGCGACGCTTGCGACCCTTCCGCCCAGCCTCTCCATCGGCGCCTCGCTTCATGTTGAAATCACCCGCATGGCGCTGCGCGAACGCGGCCGCGACAAGCTCGCCCGGGCAGCTTTTACCGACAGGCCGCTCACCGACGGACCGGACTTGCGGGCCCAGATCACATCCACCGGCCATCCCGTCACCGAACTTCATTCCCGCGGCCCCGACCGGCTGGAGGAAGCGGGCTGGTCCGAACTGATCGACCGGGTGCGCGCCGGGCGCTGGCCCTTTGCGGGCGGCGAGCTCTGGTTCGACATGACGCCTGCCATGTTGGTGATCGACATCGACGGGGAGGGGGAGGCGCTCTCGCTTGCCAGGGCGGGCGCCGTCGCTGCTGCGCGTCTTTTGCGTTGCTGCGGCGTCGGGGGCGTCAGCGGCGTCGACTTTCCCTCGCTTGCGGGGCGCGCTGACCGGGTCGCCGTTGCGGAAGTCTTCGATGCTCATTTGCCGCAGCCCTATGAGCGCACTGCGATCAACGGGTTCGGCTTCATGCAGATTGTGCAGCGGCGCAGCCGCCCTTCGCTGATCGAGCAGCTCTTGTTCGATCCCGTCGCAACCGATACGGCGCTTTTGCTGCGTCAGGCCGAACGCGCGCAGGGGACGGGGCCGCTCCGGCTCGGGGCACGGCCCGCCGTGGCTGCACGGCTGGACGAGAGGCCCGACTGGATCGACCTGCTTCAGCGGCGAACGGGACGCCCCGTAATGATCGAACGCGATGAAATGATGAAGGGAGCGGGCTATGCCCAATAA
- a CDS encoding Maf family protein, translated as MSGAATSPASAPALVLASTSPRRRELLARIGLVPARLAAPDIDETPLKGERPRDYVARLAEGKARAVSRASDEVVLAGDTTVAAGRRILEKPVDEADLRDMLALLSGRRHRVWSGICVIGRDDRVRVRIVDTIVAFKVLSAEEIDAYVACGEGMGKAGGYAIQGRAETFVRFLSGSHSNVVGLPLFETRALLTSVGVPLG; from the coding sequence GTGAGCGGCGCGGCGACCTCTCCTGCGTCCGCGCCGGCATTGGTCCTCGCCTCGACCTCGCCGCGACGGCGTGAACTTCTGGCCCGTATCGGCCTTGTTCCGGCGCGCCTTGCGGCCCCCGACATCGACGAAACTCCGCTGAAAGGCGAACGCCCGCGCGATTATGTCGCGCGGCTGGCAGAAGGGAAGGCGCGGGCCGTCTCCCGGGCGTCCGATGAAGTCGTGCTGGCGGGTGACACCACGGTCGCCGCCGGACGGCGCATATTGGAAAAGCCGGTTGATGAGGCCGATCTGCGGGATATGCTCGCGCTTCTGTCGGGACGACGGCATCGTGTCTGGTCGGGGATTTGTGTGATTGGACGCGATGACCGCGTGCGCGTGCGGATCGTCGACACCATCGTCGCTTTCAAGGTGCTCAGCGCAGAGGAAATCGACGCCTATGTCGCCTGCGGCGAAGGCATGGGCAAGGCGGGCGGCTATGCCATTCAGGGGCGCGCCGAAACCTTTGTGCGCTTTCTGTCGGGCAGCCACTCGAATGTCGTCGGCCTGCCGCTTTTCGAAACGCGCGCCCTTTTGACCAGCGTGGGTGTCCCGCTTGGCTGA
- the infA gene encoding translation initiation factor IF-1 codes for MAKEELLEMRGQVVELLPNAMFRVRLENDHEILGHTAGKMRKNRIRVLVGDEVLVELTPYDLTKGRITYRFK; via the coding sequence ATGGCAAAAGAAGAGCTTCTGGAAATGCGCGGGCAGGTGGTTGAACTGCTCCCCAATGCGATGTTCCGTGTCCGGCTGGAAAATGACCATGAAATATTGGGTCATACCGCAGGCAAGATGCGCAAGAACCGCATTCGCGTTCTGGTGGGCGACGAAGTGCTCGTCGAACTCACCCCCTATGACCTGACCAAGGGTCGGATCACCTATCGCTTCAAGTGA
- a CDS encoding cupin-like domain-containing protein — protein MTLHDPIRAPVFPADTLDAMKTLYPAEAGPLRHHLPDHPLLSLEALATLAEGLPTSQVEYNPGDLPVGIAPEDVPTNGLSIGETIRTIDSNGSWAVLKNIETVPAYEKLLMDLLGELKQVVEPRTGAMLTPQGFIFISSPGSITPYHFDPEHNILLQLRGTKVMNVWPAGDERFAHRREHERYHTGGHRNLPWDDAFDGAQKKVALAPGDAVLVPVMAPHYVTNGDAPSISLSITWRSEWSYRESEAHAAHAHLRRLGFNPSMPPRWPRHARATTIGWRILRRLGLVS, from the coding sequence ATGACCCTGCACGACCCCATCCGCGCGCCGGTTTTTCCGGCTGACACGCTGGACGCCATGAAGACCCTCTATCCGGCCGAGGCAGGGCCGCTGCGCCATCATCTGCCCGATCATCCGCTGCTCTCGCTGGAAGCGCTGGCGACCCTGGCTGAAGGGCTGCCGACGTCGCAGGTCGAATATAATCCGGGCGATCTCCCCGTGGGGATCGCGCCCGAAGATGTGCCGACCAACGGCCTTTCGATCGGCGAAACGATCCGCACCATCGACAGCAATGGCAGCTGGGCCGTGCTCAAAAATATCGAAACCGTCCCGGCTTATGAAAAGTTGCTGATGGACTTGCTTGGCGAATTGAAACAGGTGGTCGAACCGCGCACGGGCGCGATGCTGACGCCGCAGGGCTTCATCTTCATTTCCTCGCCCGGCTCAATCACCCCTTATCATTTCGATCCGGAGCATAATATTCTGCTCCAGTTGCGCGGGACCAAGGTGATGAATGTCTGGCCCGCCGGGGACGAACGCTTCGCCCATCGGCGCGAACATGAACGCTATCACACCGGCGGCCACCGTAATCTTCCCTGGGATGACGCATTTGATGGCGCGCAGAAAAAGGTTGCGCTGGCGCCCGGCGACGCCGTGCTCGTTCCGGTCATGGCGCCGCATTATGTCACCAATGGCGATGCGCCTTCCATTTCGCTGTCGATCACCTGGCGCAGCGAATGGAGCTATCGCGAGTCCGAGGCGCATGCCGCCCATGCCCATCTGCGCCGCTTGGGTTTCAATCCCTCCATGCCTCCGCGCTGGCCGCGCCATGCGCGCGCCACCACCATCGGCTGGCGTATTTTGCGCCGTCTCGGCCTCGTTTCCTGA